TACTTTCTTAATAGTATGGAATGTGTCGGGTGCTCTGCTTTTCCATGTGCTATTTTAATTAATACTGTGATTTCTCCTAAAGGGCAATATCTCAGGACACAGCGGGgcataatatactgtataagaTGATTTATACCTCTCTTATATCTGTCTGTtaagtatgaagctacagccaggaaacagtcagcttagcttagcataaagactgcaaacaAGGGAAGACaactagcctggttctgtccatTGCTAACACAAGAAATTACATCATTGCACCAGGTCATGAAATAGTCCCCAATGTAGCATAACCCCAAAGTAAAACATAGTTTTTGTGCGTCAGTTTTTAtacggattaaacaaactaGATACATGATAATTGGCTTTTTGGTGGATTTTGTGACCACTGGTGAGTCAGGCTtgttgtttctccctgtttcttgtctttgtgctaagctaagctacagcTTTAAATCAGGATTCGCTTCATTTTGAGTCatgcaagaaaataaatatagacATGAAATTCTTTAAAGAACTCAATATATGTTTCAGCTCAATGACATCTATAAATGTTTGCAGAGCAAAATATGTCCTCtcagacacccacacactgtGCAGCGTCTCATCAACTTCTCACAAAATGTGTAGCAGCTTTCTGTACTGGCCCCTTTTCCGCCTCATAATCAGGATTTAAAGTAATCTTTGCCATCCAAACCTGATTAATTTTACCctgcctgcagtgtgtgtttgtgtgtgtgtgtgtgtggtgtgtgtgctgcctACCACCGTGTCCCTTTTGATACTTTACACTGGGGGCGCCAACCAAAGTTATTCAAATTCTACACATAGAGGCTTTAATTAACCTTTTATTCAATTCATCAAAGTATTGTTTCAATAGACTGATTTATTCTTTTCATGtctactgtgtgtattttttccaGCTATCTTTGCTCCATCCAATTTATATCCAATTGCTTGATAAAttgatttatgtgtttatggATTACTCAGTTAAACCTTTTTAAAATCTCCCTTTTTGGCATCCATTTAATTGATGATTGATTCTTAATCACATGCAAGGCTATACAGTATATAGAAAACATAGTATAGTAGCACCATTGTCCTCTTGTGTTCCTCTTGCagtctcatttatttttccaaacagGGGGACTTAAGGTGATGGGATGATGGTGTATGTCAGGTGATAAATCTGAAAGCTAAAGCCACCTGTTGGGACATATAGTCAGAGATGTGAAGCTATATTCCTAAATCCACCAGTAAATTGCTTTATTATTGATCTTACTGATGTGTGGATTCTGAAGAAATATTTCTGAGCTTCTCAAAGCTTTTCTAGAACTGGGGAGATGATTTTCCAAATGtccaaaatatttaatatttctaaTGACTGTAGGTAGCTACCACATGGGTTTTGCTATGAGTCTATTGAACCTATGACAGCCTTGAAGCTCCTACAATCTGGATCCTGTACAGCAAATTAATCATTTGTCTTCTTTCCTGCCACAATGATCATCGCCCTCCTGTTACagtacacagaaaaaaacattgccAAATCAAAGCGTATGTACAGTTGCTTtacttcattttattcatttctttacGTCTCCAATGTACAGTAGTGTTATTGGAAGATAAGATGACAAAAAGGCAcaaattcacaataaaagaaagaaaaacaggagacaaGTTAacaggagtgagagagagagagagagagagagagagagagagagagagagagacttaaCGATTTAAAAACAGTTTGGGGTTTTGGAGTCATTTGGTTTCGTATTCTGATTATAAATCGAGGAATCTAACAACAGATATCTATGAGATTGTCTCTGTTAAACCATGTTCTCTCACAGGTTTGTATGGTATCTTCAGGCTCTTGAAATGGACCTACAGTCAGTATCTGTTTTCAAACAACCACAgctaattgcttttttttctacGCCGCTGAAAAATCCAGCCCTCGAGCACCCGGTTGAAGCTGCTCCTAAATGTAGAATAACTTCCCCTCGATCCCCATCGCTAACCACGGGGGAGGGAAAAATCTAACTTGCACCGAGGCTCCGCTCAGGGCTGGCACCATCAGCTAATAACGTGGATCAATGAACTGACCCAAGCTGCCGTTATATGTTCCTTATCAGTGAGAGACGCGAGTGTAGTTCAGAGACTGACAACAGAGGTACAACAACACTcagaacaaaaatatatatctatACACTGTCCTGCCAATGAGACGTGGTCCCTGTGAGGGAAGAATGTGAGgacagaaaatggtgaaatgggtttttgctgcttttaatattttttttccctccacctaCAAACCACATAGCAACTCAGCTCTCCACTGCTTTGCTGGAGAAAtatgtaagattttttttgacATCTACAGCTGACAGTATTCCTCAAAATGTCTTATCAGCACTAAATTTCAGCAACTGTAACTCTAAAACCTCTGTGAGAGCAACTTGTGACTCCGGTCTGTGTGACGCTGAATGTTTAGCGATGGAGCGAGAGGGTGGAGCGtcgggggtgtgtgtgtgctgtaggtTTGGCAGGACAGTCTGATCTATATATATGTGTTCATCTACATTAATTTATTTACTATTTACAAAGTcaatacatacagtacatccacAAATCTCCATGATTCAGTTGGTAGCCCCATCACAGACAGTGAGTGAGATGCTCGATGGACGCAGAGAGAGGTGGAAGGGTTGGACATCCAACggccagtgttttctttaaagagGAGGCAACAGAAACTAGCTCGCGGTGATGGGTTTATAAAAGTCAGTCAGACATAATGATAtacaaagacatgaaaaaaaagtttaaaactGTCACAAGATGGAAAAGAGAGTAGATTTTAGGAGTTATAAAGGAGGTTTCTCCAAAGCAAGGCTGAACTATTATGCTTGAACAGTTGCCCTGAGCAGTTGTTAATGTTTTTAAGCCCTGGTATCCTCGTGGCCAATTTGGATTTATTGGCTACTGTGCTTGGGCttaaaacacatacatgtataGGCTAATGACACTACTCGAATATTATCACGTCAAATGATGCAGGAGTCATTTAAATTCTCTATCACATGAATGCAACTGCTGGGAATCTGCTggaaaacatctgcattttgTCAACTCGGTGACTAATCAGAATTCAACAGGCCCTGGAAGACTGGCATCAACGCtgctctgtaaaaaaaatggtgaGCTACGACAAATACATAAAGATATAATAGGGATTTGTTTGACTGCAATATTGCTCCGCTCTGTCATGTCACGAGTTAGACTGAATTTAGCTGATTATACGacgtgtttcttcttctggatTCTTCCCGACTGACCAAACGTCTCAAAAGTCGAGCTGTCCTTGACGCAGTAAAATGGCTTAAATATTAGGCCAATACAGACTGTTTATCAAAAACTGGACTTTGTTTAATAGGCGCCAATGGGAAGCCCTTTAGTAGAACTGATATTCATACTGTTTAACATTCAGTCAGATTccacgtgagtgtgtgttattatGCTTTTGAAATGTTAGAAATTGTGTACATATATggttatattttaaaaaataaaggtaaatatttatatttaattccATTGTACCATTCATTAATACTAACTACCGTAATTAGTGCAAAATGTTGTTGTCTGTTAAAAATATAGGTATGGACCTCAAATTCATCAAACCCTGCACTTTAAGTGCTTAGACAGAAATGATATATAATGATATATATAATACTCTACTTCTGATGGCAGTTTTTAAGCCACAACCCTCTTTTTTATGCTCCACATGTATTAACTGCAGGCAGGTGACATAAATCAGTGTTGTCGTATTGGTATTACACTATCTGTTGCTTGCTCTTTAAAGTTTCCACACAGTTAAACAATGTGGAAGGAAAGTAAACATAGGATGGAAAAGTAAGTAATAAAATAACCGAGGACAAAGGAGGCCAAACAAAAACGTCAACGAGAGGAAGAGGGTTAGTGCCTGCTGTTATCACTCTATCGCTCCCTTCTTCAACAAGCCAGCATCAGATCTCTTAAAAGACACGCTACTGGACATCACTCATGTACACTCATGCATATACCGAAAAACCACACTATTACAAAGAACAAACTTCGGGTTCCAGCAGGAGAAAAGCCGCCTCatccacagacaaacacaataaaaacgGCATTTAATAAATAACTAATCAACAACTAAACCGTCTGTGACTTTCAGCCTGGGCTCTGCTATGCTAAAACTGCTTTGAGGATAGGAACAAACCGTAGAGTACGATAGATTTGCGatgacagaggagagaccaACGTGTCATGGTAGTTATTGCTATCGCTGGATAAGACCATTTATCCACTGGAGGTGACAGGATGGGTGACAGGGCAAGAATTGATGCAGATCGCGTGAAGTTTTACTTCCAAAGAACCATTTATCTATCTACAGCAAGCGGGAAGAGCCGTATATCCATGATGGCTGCTAATGGTGAAATCACCGCCATGACAACGAGTTTCGCAGTTTAAAAGGAGTTGTAGTCTGCAGACAGGACCGTCAGACcgaaagaaaaaagtgttgcGTTTTACGTCTGTCCTCgtattaagtgtgtgtgtgtgtgtgcatgactgtaTGTTTAAATTCAAAAGTGACCTATGATTACTGCACATTGAAGTGGTATGTTTGAACAGCCTGATGAAACTGAAGAGCCAGAGGTGATGGCAGGAAACCTTACAAagctacagaaacacacacgcacacacacacgcacgcgcaaatacgcacacaaacagaagcacgcacacacaaactcacgaagcagcaggaaaagccAATGAATGCCTCAACACACTAAGGGGGGACACTGGGGGGAAGAAAAGCCTGCGCGGCGGGTCGGGAGTACGGCAGAGACGACTTCAAACTCTCGGCACGGCCCCGACCTCACAGCTGCTCTTTGTAGACTTGCAAATTCATTTGAACGACAACTAAACACTGCGTAAAGCGTGACACAAATGGAGAGAAGTACTAtgacaaatcagaaaaaaacaaaacaaaacaaagaaaaaccccTCAACACTGAGCAGATACAGCTTAgtctggaaaaaataaacatctagAGACAAACTTACagacaaaatcattttaaaaaccctgtttatatatatttatatatatgtatatatatatatttcaataCAATTATTCAGCTCCCCGATATAcggtatactgtatatacacaccATTGGGATATCTTATAGAAATAAATCCTAAATTGCAGAGACACTATTCTCTGTAGTTTAGAACGGTTTAGAGACTGAGAGGACTGACTGACAAGATCTAAAGTGTTGCTACTGGAGGCCTCAGAGCAGTTAAAAAGATGGGGACACcggatgaaaaacaaaaaaaacaaatagaaatgaatgggacTCGAGGTGAGGGGGGATGTGGCGGGGGGAGATCATCTGAAAACTGGGAGTTTACTGGGTCCAGGTCCCTGAAAACCAGACTGTACTGGAGGAGGGGGAAAGGTTGAGGAGGGCGGGGGGTTCGGACCGGCCGGTCAGACGTTGTGTCAGGAGTAGAGGGAGGATGTGAATCCGCTGGTGTCTGGGTATTCTGGTCTGAAAGAGACAGAATTGTGAAGGATTATTTATCAGATAGTCTCATAGGTTTTTGAAGCTGATACTGACATTGATATTTAAgagtttttaaaatgcatttttgattaGGAGCTCTTAAAGCTAGAGCGATCAATATGTTCTATGCTAGCAATGAATCAAATCTCTGCTTgcaatgtgaaaggtgtcgcttgtagtgacaaacccacagataatgactgtccagctctgcagctcctttcagctctgtggagctttttaacatccttcagctcattgttttaattttctggGGCACAAGTTTGTTTTGGTTCATCTGCACCACTGTCGTCCAGCAGCAACACTCAACACTTCAACcaaaaagctctggaaaaactCGTTGTGTTGTGCTTCTCCAGCACTGAACAGAAAGTCAGTAATTAGCTAGTGAGCACagtggagcgtttagcagctaaacagccTGATATTTCCCTAAATCAAAGCTAAAAACAGACTAGAAGAGacatttgcattaaaaactttctgataatgtgtcagtgttgcagTTTACATCATGTTCTGTTGCTTTAGAGTTCAGTATTAAAGAACTGAACCAAGATTTAGTAGTCAATGAATGTAGTCAATgaattttgataatcaattaatcattcaCATAAAATACCAGaaattctctggttccagctcctaaaatgtgcatattttcagtgtttctgtgctttatataattgtaaatggaatatctttaggttttggtCATTTACTTGAATAAAACAAGCTCTTTAAAGACTTGCAATGTgtactttttcacttttcacacttTTGTAGACTAGAGAACTGATTAGTCCAATATAAGTCCACAGGAATGTGGACTAAGGTgcaatgcaaaatgaaatgtaaattccTCTCAcctgatgagcagcagcattCACGGTCCGACACACCCTCAGTCCTCTAGAGCCACCATCCCTTTCACTGGGTCCTTCACTCTCATCTGACGCACGCAAGACAAACCAATCAACAACGATCACCACGAGAACATGGCAGACAGTTTCACAAAAATGTACTAGAAGAAGTCAGATCTTCAGGAATCTGTCTGGCTCCATCCCCCTAAGCCTTCTTGCTCACCTCATCTAGCTCCTTGCgtgtctcctcctccatgcGACGAATGTCTTCCATGTTCAAGTCAATCCACTTGTCAATCCAGCAGAACAGCTGACGGTGGAAATTAGTGAACAAGCGCTTCTCTTGCTGTGAGACAACAAAGGAGGATCAAAAGAAAGTCACGCTGTGGAGAATGGAGCAACGGTTTGAAGTGCGAGTGATAAAATCTGTTTGATTATTAGAAATGTTTAATTGCATCCTGCGTTACCCTGTTTATCCACTAGAGGCTGGTGCAGCCCATAGCAGTATAATGTGTGGTACTTTTCCACTGCTACCTCGAGCTAGCAAGATGTGAGAcactgcatgtactgtatgcatgtgaaGGATATGAGACATTGTGGTCCAAaggcttaaacacacacacacacacacacacacacacacactcatacactgAATTTCTGTCCAGGAAGGGaaataacacaaacatttcctgcaAGAACAACATGATATTTGTTGTCAACAACGCCCCGCAGGAGCTGACCTTGACCTGTGGCTACCTGGCTGCCATAATGATCATAAAGTGACAAACTGCTATGTACCACAGTCCGAATGGTAAACACACCTTTTGAATGAAGTTCTCCACTTTATTTTGCAGCCCCCACCACTTGAATTTGACAGTGACCAGTTTGTAGGCACACATGTGTGGGCAGTCTTTCTTGTTAGGAAGCTCCTTCTGCAAGTGCACAAATATACAtacaaggatttttttttaatgttaacaaAAGTTGCTGGGTAACAAAATATATATAGGCTCAATATTTTCTAtgaatatttagttttttaatcAGTTACTTCCAAACAATTACATTGGTAGTGTAAACCTTTATTTACTGTATCTACTTATCTATTTGTTTGTCGGCCTAAATCTACATTTACTTAAAACAATACTAGAATATCTGACATTATGATATTTCAACACTGACTAAACATCATAGTTGCTAAGCAACAGGTATGGGTGCAAGTGGTGTTGCACATCAATAATTATTAGTAATGTCGTTGGAGGTCTGTGACTGCCATGTATTTGAGTGGTTTCAGATGTGTCTCAACCAACTGAGACATCTACAACAAGACGATGTACCTTCCAGTCTGGTCCTAGTGGGCCTCGGCCCGTCTTCACTGACTTGTACTTGCAAGGATCTTCCTCTGGCTTGTAGTCCTggagagagacaagaaaaaCCAGAATGAACAACATGTATGGAGCAACATGGATGACACAGATGGATGTGGAAGCTAAATATGTTCACCTTCGGCTCCACTTGGCTCCTGTCCGCAATATCGATATAGACTACATCCACCTTCTTCCAGGTTTCTGCATCCAAACCGTGTACCTGAAACAGAACCACAGAGCACAGCTAGTTGCTGGCACAAGTCTGTCTCAGATACGAGAACACAAGGCGCAGGATTAACATGTTTTTGGAAGCCCATAAGGGGAAATttagaaaattatttttataattcTTTTTTGGTCgttttgcattttcacagtttttacgatcaaatttatttatatatagaaGAACCGTCCCAAAGTAATCATGGCAGCCTATGCTGAAACTAGGGGACTGTTTCTGTCGGTCGTGCACAAGAACTCATAGACCAGTTTTTGATTAGAAGACAAGTAAACAGACTGTAGCTGTGGGAAATGTTGGCACTGCACAGCTAGCAGTGGAGGAAATggataataaacaaaaaacaccc
Above is a genomic segment from Chelmon rostratus isolate fCheRos1 chromosome 14, fCheRos1.pri, whole genome shotgun sequence containing:
- the pitpnab gene encoding phosphatidylinositol transfer protein alpha isoform, with product MLIKEFRVILPISVEEYQVGQLYSVAEASKNETGGGEGVEVLKNEPYEKDGEKGQYTHKIYHLQSKVPSFVRMLAPASALNIHEKAWNAYPYCRTVITNEYMKDNFLIKIETWHKPDTGHLENVHGLDAETWKKVDVVYIDIADRSQVEPKDYKPEEDPCKYKSVKTGRGPLGPDWKKELPNKKDCPHMCAYKLVTVKFKWWGLQNKVENFIQKQEKRLFTNFHRQLFCWIDKWIDLNMEDIRRMEEETRKELDEMRVKDPVKGMVALED